From the genome of Neisseria sp. oral taxon 014 str. F0314:
TGGCCGTTTTCTTCGCACCACATGGCAAATAACAACCAGTAGTAGCCGACAAATTCAGCCAGTATTGCTTCTTCGTCTTCTGATAATTTCATTTTTCACTTCCTTTCCGGCTTAAAGTCTGTCTGACTTTGGCCAACTCTTCCCGTCCTTTTGCCCGGTCGGGTGGCGATTTCGCCAACATCGCACGAGGTATCAGGCGCGGCGGCAGGGCGCGGATCAGCTCGATGACGTTCGGCCATTCCTGCTTATCCTGTAAGGCCTTAAAGGCCGTCTGAATACGCAGCCTGTCCGTTTCCGCAATCAGCTTCACTTCTCCGCGTGCAACCGCGTGATCCATCAACCTCTGCTCCCACAGCGCGGCCAAAATAGGCAAATCCTGTGCCGCAGGACGGCCTTTGAGGTTCTGTGCGGCCAATAGGGCGAAACCTGCCGCAATTTCCTGTTTCAGCCAGTCTTCGCCCGCCCACTGCGTCAGCGCATGCACACCCTGCCGCAACTTAGTATTGACTGCTGCCGCATCCGCAGGCATCGGACAGGCAGGCACTGCCACAGCGGCCGACGGCTGCCATTTGCTGACGATTTCGTACAAATACCCATGAGATTTAAGCGGTGTTTTCAGACGGCCTGCATCGCGCGCGGTCAGCGTTTCGGTAAAGCCATGTATCCATGCTGCTGCAGGGGCGGGATATGACACCCCGTCGCGCTCGACGGATTCCGCTTTAATCGACGGCATCAACTCGTTCAACAGCTTCGCCGTCCGCGCCCAGCTCAACTGCGACTTAGCGGGGCGGAACAGCCCGATATAGCGGATGGCTGCCTTCCCGATTTCTGCATCCAACTCCAGTAAGCAGCGCATTACATCCGCCGCGCCAGTATCGGCAATCAGGGCGTCCAAGCTGTTCACTGAGCCGCAGTTCGGGCATTTCACGTTCATGACATTACTCCCAACAGATACATACCCGAAACCAACATCACAGATGTGCCGATAACCAATAATAAAATCCCAAGCCACGAATCCCGAATCAGCATTTTTATTACCCAAAACTCGATACATGACGTACCGAACAGTGCGATTGCCAACCCCAACAATCCGCAGAAACTCATATAAATCAACATTCCGACAGACATGAAATATCCTCCCATTTTGCCATTGCTTCATCCAGCGCAGCACGGTAGCTGTCTCCAAAGCCATGGATATCTACTTCTTGGTCATATAAAAAACAGCAATACTTACCGTCCAAGTTCTTACTAAACTCAACCGTTTCAACCTTGAACAGAAAATCCAACCGTTCTGTGTCTGTATTCTGTTTCTCGTTCATCATCACATTTCCTCCCACGTTATAACCGCATGTTCCAGCGTTTCGGCTTCCGCCGTCTTCCAAATACCGTCCGCCGCACGAGCGGCAATCACAAACCCTTTGCCATCCTGTTTTGACAACATCATTTCTCCGCGCTCCTCAAGCCATTCGACCAGTTCTTTCTCGTTCACTTTTAAATCCTTTTAAATTAATTAGTTACATATTAATCGGGCAAAAAACTTTCCCGTACCTATGGCCGTTCTAATCGTCGCCACGACATACCCTGTCCGCCGCCGCTTCCAGCCGTTCCTTAACCCGTTGCTCGACCAATATCTCGACCAACACAATCATTACCGCCGCCAGCAATATGGCAATAACCAACAAAGCCGCTACCACATTCATTTCATTCATCATTTTCTTATTCCTTGTTTAATCAGTCTGTTTGTTGTCTGTTGAGGCAAGCCGTATCGCTTTCTCGCCCCACCGTGCCCGAATCTTCTCGACCGCCTGTTTCAGGGCGAACGCTTTAACCCGTTTCAATTCGCGTTTCGGCATCTTCCGTCGTGCCAACCGTTTACTCATGGTTAAAGTCCTTTTAATGGTCTTCTATAATCCGTTTTTGTAACGGTCCAGTATTTGTTTTTCATAAATTCAGGTTCTTCAGGAAATTCCATATGCGTTTTCCCTCCATTTATGCTGATGCCTTTAGAGATAATCTTTCTTTCCGCCATACTGTCTCGGACTGCCTTCAGTTCCTTTGCTCTGGCGTTTAAACACTCGTAACATACAGGCCTATACCCGCCTACATAGGCATCGTCTTTTTTGAAACGGAACAACGGCCTCTCTTCTCCGCATTTTTTGCAGATTTTCGTCTCAGTTTTCATAAACCACCCCTTTCATCCGCTCTTTATCGCTCATCCGTTCATAGGCTTTTTCTGCCTGCAATACCGCAAAGTCAGCCGCATTCTGTTTTTCCCGCATCAGCCGCTGCTGACTGGTCTCGTTCTGATACAGGCTCCACGCCGGCACCGGCTCGGTGCAGCGGTTCGCACACGCCGTTACCACAATCACAATCGCCGGTATGGCGAGCAGATGCCGCATTTTCAAATTTTCCATTTTTATTTTTCCTTTAATTTCAATAACTTAACAAAATAACAAGGTAAAAAAATTATTGCCTTATCTGTCAAAGGTTTAGTGGATTAAATAGGTTTCCGCGTGTTCGATTACATCATCATCCAAATCAACATCAGGGTTAACCTGCAACAAATAGTCCACAATCAGCAGCAGCTTCGACAGTTTCCGCGCATTGCCTTTGGCCGTTTTCACCACCTTCTGCAATACTGCCTCATCGTTCGTCTTCAACACTGCCGCCGCAATCTGTTTTAAATCCGTTTCCGGCAGCATCTCGCCCAATTCCATCTTGACCGATACCCTTGAAAACAACTGCTTGAATTCACTGTTCGGCCCCTTCAGATTCAGCAGCAGCTTTGGCATACCCACCAACGCCACCGCCACTCCCGATTTATCATGTATCCGCCGCAGGCTCTCCAGTGCGCGTGTCGGTAACTGTTCTGCCTCGTCAATCAGCAAAATACGGTGTGCATCACGCGGGCTGCGGCTCTTCTTATCACGCTTCAGGCAGTTGATAATCCGCTCCGTCAGCTCATGGATATTGCCTCTCTCGCTTAAATCCAGTGCATGGCAGATTTCCTGCAACAACACCTTTGCCGTATAGCCTGTATCCGGCTCAATCAACAAAGCCAGCGGGTTAGTGGCCGCATATTGTTTCAATACCGTGGTTTTACCCAAGCCCGCGCCGCCATACACAATACCGAGTTGCCCCAGCCATGCCGCCAAACCCAGCCAACCTTTCATCTTCTTGGCCGTGCCCGTTTCAACATAGGGAATATCCAGCTTTTTCAATTCCGCCCGGTCGCCTTCCTGTTCAAGAAACAGCGCGGCTTTCTTATCCATCCCCGCAATATCGCCGTCGTATTTGCCGTTCAAATAGCCCGACAATGCACTTCTCGATACGCCCATGCGGTCGGCCACCTTGTTTTGGCTCATGCCGCTGGTTTCCAGAAATTGTCTTAATTGCTCAATCATTTTTCGTTTTCCTTAAAAAGTGTCAAAGATGTACCGTCATACTAACCGGCGTCTTCCCATAAAAAATCGCGTAACTTCTTCTTACCTTTGCCGCTTTCAGACGGCCTGTTTTCCACCTCTACCAATCCGCCGCTTTCCGTTTCCAGCTTCAAAAATTCGCCGAAATCAGGCTGCTGCTCGATAATCGGCGTGGCCGATTGGCGTTGCGCCTCGATTAAATCCATCTTGTCTTGCAGACGTTTGGCTTGGCCTTTGCGGCGGCGTTCGGCCAGTTGTTCCATCCGCGTTTCCGCAAATGCCGCCCGTTTGTTGCCGTTGAATACCGCTTTGCAAATCACCTTGCCCTGCATATCCTTCACAATCACATGGTCGGCATCGTGGATGTCGTAAGCCACCCGTACCTTCTGACCGCTGTAATCCAGCAATCCTTGGTGGAAGTAAGTATTGTTGTGCAGAGACACCGCTCCGCGGTCGGGGATGCGTTCTTCCTCCGGACGGTACATAAAATCCAACTCCAGCGGGCTTAATACATCCGTTTTCACCCTCATGCCGTCTGTTTTCATCCGGTATTCGTAATATTTCATCGGCGTAAAATGCCGTCCCGTTTCCGGATTTTTCGGCAGGCTGCGGTGCTCGTGTTCAAAGTTGTATCGGCGTACCGCTTCTTCCAAATCCGCCATAAACTGCGCCCAAGTCGGTGCTGCCGCCAGCGCCGCTTCCTGCGCCTTGCTCAGTTCCTTACCCTTTTTCTGCACTTTCTGCGCACTCGCCAGCGCATTCGATACCCTTCTCAATGTTTCGGCATCCGCATCCTTGCCCTGATAAGTCGCATACTGCTTGGCTAAAGGAATCGTGATGGTCTGCCATAATCGTTCAATCTTGCCGCGCCCCTGCGGATTGCCCGGAATGCCCGTAAAATGCTCGATACCGATACGCGGCAAAATACCCGTCGTTTCCTTATCCAACATATCGCCCGTTTCGCCCGAGCCGTTATCCGAGTAATAACCCAAAGGCGGCGGGAAATGCGTCATCCCGTGGCGCAAAGCGTCCGCCACCGCTACTGCCGTTTCCGACAGCGCCACACTCCAACCCACGACCGCACCGCTGCAACCGTCCACAATCATCGTCACTTCCGGCGTAAACAGATACCCCATCGGATGCCGGATTTTTGCTTTAAAGCTGTGGCCGTCGCCCACCCAGACATCGTTCGGTTTCAACGCCGTCCAATCTCTGTCAATGTAAGGCAGCAAAGCCTTATAAGCCGACCCCGTGCGCCTGCCGCGCTCCTTCATATGTTCCGGCAGCCGTTTCATCACTGTTTGAATCTGGTCATAGCTCGGCATCTGCTCGATTTTTCCCTGTTCCAGATACCATTGCGCCAGTTTCTTCGCCGCCGCCATCATCGTCGGCTTGTTCGGCCGCTGATAAAACATCAAGAAGTAAGGCAGCCAGTCAATCGCCAGCAGCGGCGTCTTTTCCCGTGTTTTCACCGGCGCAAGCGCCAAGAGGCGGCTCATGCTGTCGGGTGCCGCACGGTAAGCCCGCACCCATCGGTATAAAGTCGGTTCGCTTAAACTGCGTTCGCCGTTGTTCCGCGCATTCGCCAACGGAATCAGCTTGGCCACATCCTCCGGCAACCTGCCCGCCGTCGCTTCAGCTGCCACAAACGCCACCGCCTTCTTAATCGGCATACCCGCCAATTCATGCAGCGGCAATACATAGGCGACAATCGCACAACGCGCGTGGGCCGTTTCCGTCTGCCTGTCGTCCAACCGCGCCAAACCTTCCTCGCACGGTATCAAACCCAACTGCCGCATCTTCTTATTTTGCCGAAGCGGTTTTTTTACTTCTGCCGGCAACATCGGCACCTTGGCTAACAATGTTGCCGCCTGTTTTTCCTGTATGGCCGCCTGAATCTCCGAAGGGAGGGCGGAAACCAAATATTTCTTAAGCTTGCCGCCTCGAGCCTGTCCTACAACCTCTTCAAACGGCCAATTATTCTTTTTGGCGTGGTACTCGATGCCTTGTCTACTGTTCGGCAGCTTTGGAAGTTGCAAGCCCGCCAACTCAACCGCTGAAATCAACATTTTGCTATTTCTTTCTTTTTGTGTTTTACTTAAATGCGTATAACCTTTAGCATTTAAGGAACTAAATCGAAAACCACTTATCCATTAACTACTCTTTTGGGGAAAACAGGTTTTAAATTCCGATCTGCATACCGTTCGGGCCAAATCTCTTCCGGTTCCACTCCGATTGCAGCGGCAATAATCCTTTCTCCCTTAAGATAAGGGGCTGCCAGTGCGCTTCTAAGCGTATTCGGCGACAACCCCGCTTCTATTGAAAGTGCTCGAAGCGACCAGCCTTTCTTTTTCAAAGCAGCAACAATATCCGCGCGGTGCCAGTTTTTCGGCGTTGCGTTTTTTTGCATAATTGACTTACTCCATTCAGTAATGTGATTTACTTCGTTAATTGATTAAGTGAGTGAATAATACTAAGCAAAAAAGGTTATTGCAACTCTTTTGCTTAGAAATATAACGCAAAAAAGCAAAATATTAGACATCTATTTGATTATTTGACGAATTAATTTTAAGCAAAAGAAGTGAATTTTTTGCTTAAATGCGAAATTCTAAGCAAAAGGACAATCATGGACTTTTTAGAGCGTTTGAAATCTTTGTGGCCGGACAATGCCAAACCCGCCGACTTCTACAATAAGATTGATATGTCTGCTTCCGGTTTTAGCCGCGTCTGGAAAGACGGTGCCATTCCAACAGCAGACTATCTGATTAAAATTCAAGAAGTAACCGGTTGCGATTTAAACTGGCTTCTTACCGGCCAAGGCTCGCCATACATGAATAAAGGCCAAGCGGTCGAAGTCCGTACCCATACCG
Proteins encoded in this window:
- a CDS encoding AAA family ATPase, which encodes MIEQLRQFLETSGMSQNKVADRMGVSRSALSGYLNGKYDGDIAGMDKKAALFLEQEGDRAELKKLDIPYVETGTAKKMKGWLGLAAWLGQLGIVYGGAGLGKTTVLKQYAATNPLALLIEPDTGYTAKVLLQEICHALDLSERGNIHELTERIINCLKRDKKSRSPRDAHRILLIDEAEQLPTRALESLRRIHDKSGVAVALVGMPKLLLNLKGPNSEFKQLFSRVSVKMELGEMLPETDLKQIAAAVLKTNDEAVLQKVVKTAKGNARKLSKLLLIVDYLLQVNPDVDLDDDVIEHAETYLIH
- a CDS encoding transcriptional regulator, with product MQKNATPKNWHRADIVAALKKKGWSLRALSIEAGLSPNTLRSALAAPYLKGERIIAAAIGVEPEEIWPERYADRNLKPVFPKRVVNG
- a CDS encoding Mu transposase C-terminal domain-containing protein; amino-acid sequence: MLISAVELAGLQLPKLPNSRQGIEYHAKKNNWPFEEVVGQARGGKLKKYLVSALPSEIQAAIQEKQAATLLAKVPMLPAEVKKPLRQNKKMRQLGLIPCEEGLARLDDRQTETAHARCAIVAYVLPLHELAGMPIKKAVAFVAAEATAGRLPEDVAKLIPLANARNNGERSLSEPTLYRWVRAYRAAPDSMSRLLALAPVKTREKTPLLAIDWLPYFLMFYQRPNKPTMMAAAKKLAQWYLEQGKIEQMPSYDQIQTVMKRLPEHMKERGRRTGSAYKALLPYIDRDWTALKPNDVWVGDGHSFKAKIRHPMGYLFTPEVTMIVDGCSGAVVGWSVALSETAVAVADALRHGMTHFPPPLGYYSDNGSGETGDMLDKETTGILPRIGIEHFTGIPGNPQGRGKIERLWQTITIPLAKQYATYQGKDADAETLRRVSNALASAQKVQKKGKELSKAQEAALAAAPTWAQFMADLEEAVRRYNFEHEHRSLPKNPETGRHFTPMKYYEYRMKTDGMRVKTDVLSPLELDFMYRPEEERIPDRGAVSLHNNTYFHQGLLDYSGQKVRVAYDIHDADHVIVKDMQGKVICKAVFNGNKRAAFAETRMEQLAERRRKGQAKRLQDKMDLIEAQRQSATPIIEQQPDFGEFLKLETESGGLVEVENRPSESGKGKKKLRDFLWEDAG